One Roseomonas gilardii subsp. gilardii genomic region harbors:
- a CDS encoding helix-turn-helix domain-containing protein, whose product MPPTASAPSGPPAVPTYDLYGEAQPRPVLDPVHLETLMVRSHPHDWNIRPHRHRALGQVFWLSAGGGLILREGQAQAFEAPFLIYMPPGAVHGFRFAPWSAGHVLTLTDSLLGSALQLMPEPWPVGPFSFGLAGHEPLIEALNGAFQALEAEFRRTGPGRNTAMAGWVLLILSLLRRSFAEEASARQRPSPQSVLVDRFRAHLEAHFAEHLTLPEHCRRLGVTPSTLTRACRAVTGQSPLQLIQERLMLEARRLLAYTAFSVSEIAFQLGFDPAYFSRAFTRQEGMSPAAFRRRASWSEPAGAEGS is encoded by the coding sequence ATGCCTCCAACCGCATCCGCCCCGTCCGGACCGCCCGCCGTCCCCACCTACGACCTTTACGGGGAAGCGCAGCCGCGGCCGGTGCTGGACCCGGTGCATCTGGAAACACTGATGGTCCGGAGCCACCCGCATGATTGGAATATCCGGCCACACCGGCACCGTGCCCTGGGACAGGTCTTCTGGCTCTCGGCGGGCGGTGGCCTGATCCTGCGCGAAGGCCAGGCCCAGGCTTTCGAGGCGCCCTTCCTGATCTACATGCCGCCCGGCGCGGTGCATGGCTTCCGCTTCGCTCCCTGGAGTGCCGGGCATGTGCTGACGCTGACGGATTCCCTGCTGGGCTCGGCGTTGCAACTGATGCCGGAGCCCTGGCCGGTGGGCCCCTTCAGCTTCGGCCTGGCCGGGCATGAGCCTCTGATCGAGGCGCTGAACGGCGCCTTCCAGGCGCTGGAGGCGGAATTCCGCCGCACCGGCCCGGGACGCAACACGGCGATGGCAGGGTGGGTGCTGCTGATCCTGTCGCTGTTGCGGCGCAGCTTCGCGGAAGAGGCGTCCGCCCGCCAGCGGCCCTCGCCGCAATCGGTGCTGGTGGACCGTTTCCGGGCTCATCTGGAAGCGCATTTCGCCGAGCACCTGACCCTGCCGGAACATTGCCGCCGGCTGGGGGTCACACCCAGCACGCTGACCCGCGCCTGCCGTGCCGTGACCGGACAATCGCCTCTGCAACTGATCCAGGAGCGGCTGATGCTGGAGGCGCGCCGCCTGCTGGCCTACACGGCCTTCAGCGTGTCGGAGATCGCCTTCCAGCTCGGCTTCGACCCCGCCTATTTCTCGCGGGCCTTCACCCGGCAGGAGGGAATGTCGCCCGCTGCCTTCCGGCGCCGGGCCTCCTGGAGCGAGCCGGCCGGAGCGGAAGGTTCTTGA
- a CDS encoding FAD/NAD(P)-binding protein — MDQPVDIAIVGGGFTGTLLAILLRARLPAGRRVLLFEPRSEPGRGPAYEEAGRWHVLNAPAGGMSALAGEPDHFARWLLPQPPDAFCPAEARDKPVARRFVPRQLYGRYMLSLLGEAQRGTGAELTHVPWAVTAIRRGAEGLWHIEAGAMACQAHACVLALGNPPAAPVEGACQGLSELRDLPPDGAVLLLGSGLTMADHLLALRAQGHRGAVHVVSRHGWLPLPHSAAPPGTIWDLAEPPNPPTVRGLSRWLRREAARARAEGWPWQAVMDAVRPRVQALWQGLDMMERQRFLRHARTAWNLHRHRIAPEISTILREMVESGQVTVHAARLRGCTTTPDGRLRAMLRHRDGRREVLSVTRLLLCTGPAGGATGSGTRRRRNSSRRGWRGSIRWNWASIRRPAAPPSWTGTAGPYPASMPSAPVPRAASGKSPPWQRSGGKWPIWPKAWRQPP; from the coding sequence ATGGATCAGCCGGTCGATATTGCCATCGTCGGCGGGGGCTTCACCGGGACCCTGCTGGCCATTCTCCTGCGCGCGAGGCTCCCGGCCGGGCGGCGGGTCCTGCTCTTCGAGCCGCGTTCCGAGCCCGGCCGGGGCCCGGCCTATGAGGAAGCGGGGCGCTGGCATGTCCTCAATGCTCCGGCCGGGGGCATGAGTGCCCTGGCCGGGGAGCCCGACCATTTCGCCCGCTGGCTGCTGCCGCAGCCGCCGGATGCCTTCTGTCCGGCGGAGGCCCGCGACAAGCCGGTGGCGCGCCGCTTCGTGCCGCGCCAGCTCTACGGGCGCTACATGCTCTCGCTGCTGGGGGAGGCACAGCGCGGCACGGGGGCGGAACTCACCCATGTGCCATGGGCCGTCACCGCGATCCGGCGCGGCGCGGAAGGGCTCTGGCACATCGAGGCCGGGGCGATGGCCTGCCAGGCCCATGCCTGCGTGCTCGCTCTCGGCAACCCGCCCGCCGCACCGGTCGAGGGGGCCTGCCAGGGCCTGTCCGAACTACGCGACCTGCCGCCGGATGGCGCGGTGCTGCTGTTGGGCAGTGGCCTGACCATGGCGGATCACCTGCTGGCCCTGCGCGCGCAGGGGCATCGCGGCGCGGTGCATGTGGTCTCGCGCCATGGCTGGCTACCTCTGCCCCACAGCGCCGCACCGCCCGGCACCATCTGGGATCTGGCGGAGCCGCCGAATCCCCCGACCGTGCGGGGCCTGTCGCGCTGGCTGCGGCGGGAGGCCGCGCGGGCCCGGGCCGAGGGCTGGCCCTGGCAGGCGGTGATGGATGCCGTCCGCCCGCGGGTCCAGGCGTTGTGGCAGGGCCTGGACATGATGGAGCGGCAGCGCTTCCTGCGCCATGCCCGCACCGCCTGGAACCTGCACCGGCACCGCATCGCGCCGGAGATCTCCACCATCCTGCGAGAGATGGTGGAGAGCGGTCAGGTGACGGTCCATGCCGCCCGGCTGCGCGGTTGCACCACCACACCGGATGGCAGGCTCCGCGCGATGCTGCGCCACCGGGACGGCCGGCGCGAGGTCCTGTCCGTGACGCGGCTGCTGCTCTGCACCGGCCCCGCCGGGGGCGCCACTGGCTCCGGCACCCGGCGACGGCGGAACTCCTCGCGGCGGGGCTGGCGCGGCTCGATCCGCTGGAACTGGGCCTCGATACGGCGCCCGGCAGCGCCGCCGTCCTGGACCGGGACGGCCGGGCCGTACCCGGCCTCCATGCCATCGGCCCCTGTGCCCCGGGCGGCCTCTGGGAAATCACCGCCGTGGCAGAGATCCGGCGGCAAGTGGCCGATCTGGCCGAAAGCCTGGCGCCAGCCCCCCTGA
- a CDS encoding HNH endonuclease, translated as MNRIAQAASRSAGARDAEPDPFARERDLAWARHRGQCYPTSSAVNDWEAYHRALLSEEARLHGFVEWNSPRLRERLSAEQNHRCCHCGKRMYADAPDPDDRPSFEHILPRKQGGGNRPCNLAVACRRCNVDRADRLGWCRGKRPR; from the coding sequence ATGAACAGGATCGCCCAAGCCGCCAGCCGTTCCGCTGGCGCCCGGGACGCCGAGCCTGATCCGTTTGCCCGGGAGCGCGACCTGGCCTGGGCGCGGCACCGGGGGCAATGCTATCCGACCAGCAGCGCGGTGAACGACTGGGAAGCCTATCACCGGGCGCTGCTGTCGGAGGAGGCGCGGCTGCACGGCTTCGTGGAGTGGAACTCGCCACGGCTGCGCGAAAGGCTCTCGGCGGAGCAGAACCACCGCTGCTGCCATTGCGGCAAGCGGATGTATGCGGATGCGCCGGACCCGGACGACCGGCCGAGCTTCGAGCACATCCTGCCGCGCAAGCAGGGCGGCGGGAACCGTCCCTGCAACCTCGCCGTCGCCTGCCGCCGCTGCAACGTGGACCGGGCGGACAGGCTCGGCTGGTGCCGCGGCAAAAGGCCGCGTTGA
- a CDS encoding ABC transporter ATP-binding protein: MLELVDLIGGYGRARILRGLSLQVGAGELVMLLGRNGAGKSTTLKTIMGLLRAEGGGIRFAGREITGWEPHRIARAGLGYVPEERRIFTDLTVMENLEVGRQAPREGLPPWTPERLFTLFPNLGHMRDRPGGRMSGGEQQMLAIARTLMGNPRLLLLDEPGEGLAPVIVEQMAQAVLRLKAEGLTILLAEQSPHFARGVADRAVVLEKGRAVWSGTPEALAADEAARRRYLAV, encoded by the coding sequence ATGCTGGAACTGGTGGATCTGATCGGCGGCTATGGCCGCGCCCGCATCCTGCGGGGACTCTCCCTCCAGGTCGGGGCGGGCGAGTTGGTGATGCTGCTGGGCCGCAACGGCGCGGGCAAGAGCACCACGCTCAAGACCATCATGGGGCTGCTGCGGGCCGAGGGCGGCGGCATCCGCTTCGCCGGGCGGGAGATCACGGGCTGGGAGCCGCACCGCATCGCCCGCGCCGGCCTCGGCTATGTGCCGGAGGAGCGGCGGATCTTCACCGATCTCACCGTGATGGAGAATCTGGAGGTCGGCCGGCAGGCGCCACGCGAGGGGCTGCCGCCCTGGACGCCGGAACGGCTCTTCACGCTCTTCCCCAATCTCGGCCACATGCGCGACCGGCCGGGAGGACGGATGAGCGGGGGAGAGCAGCAGATGCTGGCCATCGCGCGCACCCTGATGGGCAATCCGCGCCTGCTGCTGCTGGACGAGCCGGGCGAGGGCCTGGCGCCGGTGATCGTGGAACAGATGGCGCAGGCGGTGCTGCGGCTGAAGGCCGAGGGGCTGACCATCCTGCTGGCCGAGCAGAGCCCGCATTTCGCCCGGGGCGTGGCGGACCGCGCGGTGGTGCTCGAGAAGGGCCGCGCCGTCTGGAGCGGGACGCCGGAGGCGCTGGCGGCGGACGAGGCGGCGCGGCGCCGCTACCTCGCCGTTTAG
- a CDS encoding ABC transporter permease, with product MTETFLPTLLTGLAGASSLFLVASGLTILFGVTRIVNFSHGSLTMLGAYIGWSILTRLPRDPEWFVLGVLLTMLATALIGMVLELAVMRRVYRAPELFQLLATFGVVLILQDVTLRLWGPAELSLPRPRWMRGFVEIAGSRFPFYDLLLIGAGPVVLGLLWLLLHRTRWGTLLRAATLDREMAAALGVNQRLLFTSVFALGAGLAGLGGVLSLPNASANLQIDLSVITEAFVVVVVGGLGSLGGAFLASLLIGVLQAFGVALLPQSTLVLVFLVMAVVLVLRPNGLLGRPQAETREAVAAAPVIRPAPPALRALGLVALLLAASAPVWLGDYALSVLTEACVALVFAASLHFMMGPGGLASFGHAAWFGIGAYAAGLLAQTLSAPMPLALLAAPLAAGLVAAAFGWFVVRLSGIYLAMLTLAFAQITWAIAFQWVGVTGGDNGLLGIWPEGWARDPRAFYLLALALGVGTVLLLRRMLYAPYGYALRAGRDSALRAEAIGLDVARLRILALALAGAAAGLAGAIFTYAKGGVFPTYIAIPHSVEALLMVLLGGLQTMSGPVVGALAYTGLADLLVRSTDLWRLVLGAVILLVVVAFPEGIAGAARRLWLRGREA from the coding sequence GTGACCGAAACCTTCCTGCCCACCCTGCTCACGGGGCTGGCCGGCGCCTCCTCGCTCTTCCTGGTGGCCTCCGGCCTGACGATCCTCTTCGGCGTCACGCGGATCGTGAACTTCTCGCATGGCAGCCTGACCATGCTCGGCGCCTATATCGGCTGGAGCATCCTGACGCGCCTGCCTCGCGATCCGGAATGGTTCGTGCTCGGCGTGCTGCTCACCATGCTCGCCACGGCGCTGATCGGCATGGTGCTGGAACTGGCGGTGATGCGGCGGGTGTACCGCGCGCCTGAACTGTTCCAGCTCCTGGCCACCTTCGGCGTGGTGCTGATCCTGCAGGATGTCACGCTCCGGCTCTGGGGGCCGGCGGAGCTTTCCCTGCCCCGCCCGCGCTGGATGCGCGGCTTCGTGGAGATCGCCGGCAGCCGCTTCCCCTTCTACGACCTGCTGCTGATCGGCGCCGGGCCGGTGGTGCTGGGCCTGCTCTGGCTGCTACTGCACCGGACGCGCTGGGGCACGCTGCTGCGCGCCGCGACGCTGGACCGCGAGATGGCGGCGGCGCTGGGCGTGAACCAGCGCCTGCTCTTCACCTCGGTCTTCGCCCTCGGCGCCGGGCTGGCGGGGCTGGGCGGCGTGCTGTCCCTGCCCAATGCCTCGGCCAACCTGCAGATCGACCTGTCGGTGATCACCGAGGCCTTCGTGGTCGTGGTGGTGGGCGGGCTGGGCAGCCTGGGGGGCGCCTTCCTGGCCAGCCTGCTGATCGGCGTGCTCCAGGCCTTCGGCGTGGCGCTGCTGCCGCAGAGCACGCTGGTGCTGGTCTTCCTGGTGATGGCGGTGGTGCTGGTGCTGCGCCCGAACGGCCTCCTGGGCCGCCCGCAGGCCGAGACGCGGGAGGCGGTGGCCGCAGCGCCGGTGATCCGCCCCGCCCCGCCCGCCCTGCGCGCGCTGGGCCTCGTGGCACTGCTGCTGGCCGCCTCCGCGCCCGTCTGGCTCGGTGACTACGCGCTCAGCGTGCTGACCGAGGCCTGCGTGGCGCTGGTCTTCGCGGCCAGCCTGCACTTCATGATGGGTCCGGGGGGGCTGGCCAGCTTCGGCCATGCCGCCTGGTTCGGCATCGGCGCCTATGCCGCCGGGCTGCTGGCCCAGACCCTGTCCGCCCCCATGCCGCTGGCGCTCCTGGCCGCGCCGCTCGCCGCCGGGCTGGTGGCGGCGGCCTTCGGCTGGTTCGTGGTGCGGCTCTCGGGCATCTATCTCGCGATGCTCACCCTGGCCTTCGCGCAGATCACCTGGGCCATCGCCTTCCAGTGGGTCGGGGTGACCGGCGGCGACAACGGGCTGCTCGGAATCTGGCCGGAGGGCTGGGCGCGCGACCCGCGCGCCTTCTACCTCCTGGCGCTGGCGCTGGGCGTGGGGACGGTGCTGCTGCTGCGCCGGATGCTCTACGCCCCCTATGGCTACGCGCTGCGCGCGGGCCGGGATTCGGCGCTGCGGGCGGAGGCGATCGGGCTCGACGTGGCGCGGCTGCGCATCCTGGCCCTGGCCCTGGCCGGGGCGGCGGCGGGCCTGGCCGGGGCGATCTTCACCTATGCCAAGGGCGGCGTCTTCCCGACCTATATCGCCATCCCGCATTCGGTGGAGGCCCTGCTGATGGTGCTGCTGGGCGGGCTCCAGACGATGAGTGGCCCGGTGGTCGGCGCCCTCGCCTATACCGGCCTCGCCGATCTCCTGGTCCGCAGCACCGATCTCTGGCGCCTCGTGCTGGGGGCCGTGATCCTGCTGGTCGTGGTGGCCTTCCCCGAAGGCATCGCCGGCGCGGCGCGGCGCCTCTGGCTGCGGGGGCGGGAAGCGTGA
- a CDS encoding dihydrodipicolinate synthase family protein yields MTGKLHGIIPPMTTPFNAEGEIDEKAFRAQVRFFLDKGVHGICVGGSTGEGHTLTRDEFRQLMAATVEEVGGKVPVVAGIIANSTREAILRARDIDDLNVDALQITPVHYLFKPSEEATYQHFRTLAESVKQPVIIYNVIPWNYLSPAQLIRIMREIPGVIGVKQSQGDMKLMADLLLDVPEGKLVFSAVDALLYPSFALGSPGTIAANPAAVPGVCVALWDAVQRGDHATAMEIHTRMLRFWNTIVGDNLPACVKYALELQGCPVGLPRAPMPVASEAQKAAIAPALRHVLEMEGQGVRIAAE; encoded by the coding sequence ATGACCGGCAAGCTTCACGGGATCATCCCGCCAATGACCACGCCCTTCAACGCGGAGGGTGAGATCGACGAGAAAGCCTTCCGCGCGCAGGTCCGCTTTTTCCTGGACAAGGGCGTGCATGGCATCTGCGTCGGCGGCAGCACCGGCGAAGGGCACACGCTGACACGGGACGAGTTCCGGCAGTTGATGGCTGCGACCGTCGAGGAAGTCGGTGGCAAGGTCCCGGTGGTGGCTGGCATCATCGCCAACAGCACGCGCGAGGCCATCCTGCGCGCCCGCGACATCGACGACCTGAACGTCGACGCACTCCAGATCACGCCGGTGCACTACCTGTTCAAGCCGAGCGAGGAAGCAACCTATCAGCACTTCAGGACGCTCGCGGAATCGGTGAAGCAGCCAGTCATCATCTACAATGTCATTCCCTGGAACTACCTGAGCCCGGCGCAACTGATCCGCATCATGCGCGAGATCCCGGGCGTGATCGGCGTGAAGCAGAGCCAGGGCGACATGAAGCTGATGGCCGACTTGCTGCTGGATGTTCCCGAGGGCAAGCTCGTCTTCTCCGCGGTGGATGCCCTGCTCTACCCCTCCTTCGCGCTGGGCTCGCCGGGCACCATCGCGGCCAATCCCGCCGCCGTGCCGGGCGTCTGCGTGGCGCTCTGGGATGCCGTGCAGCGCGGCGACCATGCCACGGCGATGGAAATCCACACACGCATGCTGCGCTTCTGGAACACCATCGTCGGCGACAACCTGCCCGCCTGCGTCAAGTATGCGCTGGAACTGCAGGGCTGTCCCGTCGGCCTGCCGCGCGCGCCCATGCCGGTTGCCTCCGAGGCGCAGAAGGCCGCCATCGCCCCGGCGCTGCGCCATGTGCTGGAGATGGAAGGCCAGGGCGTCCGCATCGCCGCCGAGTAA
- a CDS encoding Bug family tripartite tricarboxylate transporter substrate binding protein: MVQEAKGGQAPRRHARNGKPALTGRRALAGLALAAAALLASPDARAQNGNAATSFPNRPIRIVVPFGAGGGIDTVSRPLAQVLSGILGQPVVVDNRAGAAGNIGMEHVAESAPDGYTLLHANSGVLVTNPILYTNTRFKPQRDLAPVGQVTTDPLLYIVPASLPVKNLKEFVDYAKARQGEVSFASGGAGGVTHLVGELFAIRSGVNLIHVPYRGSAPALTDLIAGRIQLMFDTLGLVQSHQGTGSIRLLAVAMPQRFAALPDVPTAAEAGVPGAEVNSWQALMVPARTDPAIVAKLSAALREALSRPDLQKLYAERGFVPTYNPPEVVRANMESETKSWTEVIQKANIRLE; encoded by the coding sequence ATGGTCCAGGAAGCAAAGGGCGGACAGGCTCCCCGCCGCCATGCCCGGAACGGGAAACCCGCCCTCACGGGGCGTCGCGCGCTCGCAGGCCTCGCCCTTGCCGCCGCGGCGCTCCTCGCATCGCCGGATGCCAGGGCGCAGAACGGCAACGCGGCCACCTCCTTCCCCAACCGGCCGATCCGCATCGTGGTGCCCTTCGGCGCCGGCGGCGGCATCGACACCGTTTCCCGCCCCCTGGCACAGGTGCTGAGCGGCATCCTGGGCCAGCCGGTGGTGGTGGACAACCGGGCAGGCGCCGCCGGCAATATCGGCATGGAGCATGTCGCGGAGTCGGCGCCGGATGGCTACACGCTGCTGCATGCCAATTCCGGCGTGCTGGTCACCAACCCCATCCTCTACACCAACACGCGCTTCAAACCACAGCGCGACCTGGCGCCGGTCGGACAGGTCACCACCGATCCGCTCCTCTACATCGTCCCGGCCAGCCTGCCGGTGAAGAACCTGAAGGAATTCGTGGACTACGCGAAGGCCCGCCAGGGCGAGGTCAGCTTCGCCTCCGGTGGCGCGGGCGGCGTCACGCATCTGGTGGGCGAGCTTTTCGCCATCCGCTCGGGCGTCAACCTGATCCATGTTCCCTATCGCGGCTCCGCCCCGGCGCTCACCGACCTGATCGCGGGGCGCATCCAGCTGATGTTCGACACGCTGGGCCTCGTGCAGTCGCATCAGGGCACGGGCAGCATCCGCCTCCTCGCCGTGGCCATGCCGCAGCGTTTCGCCGCACTGCCGGACGTGCCGACGGCCGCGGAGGCCGGCGTCCCGGGCGCCGAGGTGAACAGTTGGCAGGCGCTGATGGTTCCGGCGCGCACCGATCCCGCGATCGTGGCGAAGCTGAGCGCCGCGCTGCGCGAGGCGCTGAGCAGGCCGGATCTGCAGAAGCTCTATGCCGAGCGCGGCTTCGTGCCGACCTACAATCCGCCGGAAGTGGTCCGGGCCAACATGGAGTCGGAAACGAAAAGCTGGACCGAGGTGATCCAGAAGGCCAACATCCGCCTGGAGTAG
- a CDS encoding ATP-binding cassette domain-containing protein, with product MSLLVAQGLRKSFGGVAAVSDVSFALEAGEMLALIGPNGAGKSTCFNMVGGQLRPDTGCLILEGRDITGLSPRAVARRGWGGPSRSPPPSAP from the coding sequence ATGAGCCTGCTCGTGGCGCAGGGCCTGCGGAAATCCTTCGGCGGGGTGGCGGCGGTCTCGGACGTCTCCTTCGCGCTGGAAGCGGGGGAGATGCTGGCGCTGATCGGGCCGAACGGGGCCGGGAAGTCCACCTGCTTCAACATGGTGGGCGGGCAGTTGCGGCCGGATACCGGGTGCTTGATCCTGGAAGGGCGGGACATCACCGGCCTCTCGCCCCGCGCCGTCGCGCGGCGGGGGTGGGGCGGACCTTCCAGGTCACCGCCACCTTCGGCTCCATGA
- a CDS encoding ABC transporter ATP-binding protein: MGRTFQVTATFGSMTLRENVQLALLAREGEIWRFWRPLAGRHRAEAGALLEQVGLAEQAERAAGVLAYGDLKRLELAVALAGKPRLLLMDEPTAGMAPAEREALMRLVRRIATEGGIAVLFTEHDMDVVFGVSDRILVLDHGRLIAEGDAASIRADPAVREIYLGTGGGVAG; the protein is encoded by the coding sequence GTGGGGCGGACCTTCCAGGTCACCGCCACCTTCGGCTCCATGACACTGCGGGAGAATGTGCAGCTCGCCCTCCTGGCACGGGAGGGGGAGATCTGGCGCTTCTGGCGCCCCCTGGCCGGTCGCCACCGGGCGGAAGCCGGGGCACTGCTGGAACAGGTCGGGCTAGCGGAACAGGCGGAGCGCGCAGCCGGGGTACTGGCCTATGGCGACCTGAAACGGCTGGAGCTGGCCGTCGCCCTGGCCGGAAAGCCGCGCCTGCTGCTGATGGACGAGCCCACCGCCGGCATGGCCCCGGCGGAGCGCGAGGCGCTGATGCGGCTGGTGCGGCGGATCGCCACGGAAGGGGGCATCGCCGTGCTCTTCACCGAGCATGACATGGACGTGGTCTTCGGTGTGTCCGACCGCATCCTGGTGCTGGACCATGGCAGGCTGATCGCGGAAGGGGACGCAGCCTCCATCCGCGCCGATCCGGCGGTGCGGGAAATCTATCTGGGAACCGGTGGCGGGGTGGCCGGCTGA
- a CDS encoding IclR family transcriptional regulator, which yields MLKTTRRVQDLAPEQESGRQNLKSMSKMLDVLECFSLIDRELSVLEIARRTGLPRTTVHRIVDSLRALGFLEQEASRERYRLGFKLFELGNTALANLPLFREARPYVDALARLSGEDVHLCVFDGMQMVFIERLERGDGRPNNTVTRMEATPCHSTGVGKAALAFQPDAVIDRIIRLGLPPFTNRTIVDGTALRQELQAIRMRGYSIDDGEHEPDLRCVGAPIRNMAGRVLAAISASGPARRVTQARVPELAATVIAHAEAISARLGYRAEEPTRLATGS from the coding sequence ATGCTGAAGACGACGAGACGAGTGCAGGACCTGGCACCGGAGCAGGAGAGCGGCCGGCAGAACCTGAAGTCGATGTCCAAGATGCTTGATGTGCTGGAGTGCTTCTCGCTCATCGACCGGGAACTCTCCGTGCTGGAGATCGCGCGGCGCACAGGGCTGCCGCGCACCACCGTGCACCGGATCGTGGACAGCCTGCGCGCCCTCGGCTTCCTGGAGCAGGAGGCGAGCCGCGAGCGCTACCGGCTCGGCTTCAAGCTTTTCGAACTGGGCAACACCGCCCTGGCCAATCTCCCTCTGTTCCGCGAAGCCCGACCCTATGTGGATGCCCTGGCGAGGCTGAGCGGCGAGGATGTGCATCTCTGTGTCTTCGACGGCATGCAGATGGTCTTCATCGAGCGTTTGGAACGTGGTGACGGGCGGCCGAACAACACGGTCACGCGGATGGAGGCGACGCCCTGCCACAGCACCGGCGTCGGCAAGGCGGCCCTGGCCTTCCAGCCCGATGCCGTGATCGACCGGATCATCCGCCTCGGCCTGCCGCCCTTCACCAACCGCACGATCGTGGATGGCACCGCGCTGCGGCAGGAGCTCCAGGCCATCCGGATGCGTGGCTATTCCATCGACGATGGCGAGCACGAGCCCGATCTGCGTTGCGTCGGCGCGCCGATCCGCAACATGGCCGGCCGGGTCCTCGCCGCGATCAGCGCCAGCGGCCCGGCTCGGCGCGTCACGCAGGCCAGGGTGCCCGAACTGGCCGCCACCGTGATCGCGCATGCGGAGGCCATTTCCGCCCGGCTCGGCTACCGCGCCGAGGAGCCAACGCGTCTCGCCACCGGATCCTGA